The Sphingobium sp. JS3065 genomic sequence CGCCAGCGCATTGGACACCCAATGGTCGCCCGGCGCGCCCACGGTAAAGCACAGTTCGACGCCCGGCAGCGCCGCCGTAACCAGCGTACCACCGCCCGCCGCCGGAACCATCTCGCGGGCGTGGACATCGGCCCCGCTATCGAAACCGAAGGTCAGGATGCGCGCCGCGTGCTTCTCAGCCTTCGCGTAAAGGGCAGCGACATGGGGGCTGTCATAAGGGATGACCGCCGTGCCGCCGGGTTCCAGCCCCTCGAAAATCTCCGCCTTGGCCTCCGCGATCTTCTCTTCGGTGCCGAAAAATTCGATATGGGCAGGCGCGATGGCGGTGACGATGGCGACATGCGGCCGCACCTGCCGGGTCAGCGCGGCCAGCTCGCCCGCATGGTTCATGCCCATTTCAAACACGCCGAACGCCGATTCCCGCGGCATCCGCGACAGGCTCAAAGGCACGCCGACATGGTTGTTGTAGCTCTTGACCGAGCGATGCACCTCGCCCGGCGCAATGCGATCCAGCGCATGGAACAAGGCTTCCTTGGTCCCGGTCTTGCCGACCGATCCGGTGACGCCCACCACCTTGCCCTGCATCCGTCCCCGCGAGGCCCGGCCCAGCGCCTCCAGCGCCGCCGCGCTGTCCGGCACCAGCACATGCGGATGGGCGATGGCTTCGCTGACGATAGCCCCCGCCGCGCCCTGCCCGAACGCCTTGTCGACGAAGCAATGACCGTCCGTCGCCTCGCCCTTCATCGCGACGAACAGGTCTCCACCGGTCACTTCGCGGCTGTCGAACGCCACGCCAGAAACGGCGAAGGGCGCCGAAGCGACGCCCCCTGTTG encodes the following:
- a CDS encoding UDP-N-acetylmuramoyl-tripeptide--D-alanyl-D-alanine ligase — encoded protein: MSALWTSEEIAQATGGVASAPFAVSGVAFDSREVTGGDLFVAMKGEATDGHCFVDKAFGQGAAGAIVSEAIAHPHVLVPDSAAALEALGRASRGRMQGKVVGVTGSVGKTGTKEALFHALDRIAPGEVHRSVKSYNNHVGVPLSLSRMPRESAFGVFEMGMNHAGELAALTRQVRPHVAIVTAIAPAHIEFFGTEEKIAEAKAEIFEGLEPGGTAVIPYDSPHVAALYAKAEKHAARILTFGFDSGADVHAREMVPAAGGGTLVTAALPGVELCFTVGAPGDHWVSNALAVLAAVEALGGDLAAAGLALAEMPGLPGRGERRIVQVAGGEALLIDESYNANPLSMAATLKQLGREQADRRIAVLGGMRELGDRSRELHAGLVEPLKASHVDYAILVGDEMQPLAEALAEEPGGVIAFDHVPDTAKATDLLQSEMRAGDAILVKGSNGIGLSRIVAALQPKEPKEVAN